From the Candidatus Eisenbacteria bacterium genome, the window GATCTCTTTGGATGCGTTCATCGGGGTCACGGTCCGCTTGGGAGGCGAGCCGGCCGGCATCGCCTGCTTCATCTGCTCGACCATGCCGGGCGGAAGCTGGCTCTTCATCTCCTCCATCTTCTGCATGGCCGCATTCATCCTCTCGGCCATTCTCTGCACGTCCGCTTCCGTCATCTCCGTGTAGCTCTTCTTCTCCGGCTCCAGGATCCACATCAGCTTCTTGTCGCCCCGGAAGATCATCCCGCCTTGCGGGCCGGTCATGGAGATCTTGTGGTCGGTCGTTCGAATCGTCTGCGTCTCCTCGTTCATCTTCGAGAGGATCGTGAGGTCAGCCGTCGCCGCGCCGGCGGTCGCGAGAAGGAGAATCGGAATGAGAAGAGAGTGTTGGCGCTTCATGATCGCTCCTTTCGTTGGGGGGGAAGGCCGGTGGCCCCGGCCAGAATAGTAGCAGAGGATATCCTCTCCATCGTCGATTCCGGGCGGGGATTCCATGAACGCAGTCCCGAACTCGCTGAAATGAGTGTGGTGTCCCCGGATCTCCGGTACCGGGTCGTCCTAGGCTCTCCCGCCTCGGGGAGGCATCGCCGAGACGATAGCGCGAAGAACAGCTTTGACCGATTCGGCGGTCGGGAAGACCCGAGCGATCTCGTCGTCCAGAACCACGACGAGCGGGCCCTTCGCCGCGCGAGAAGCGAAGCGGTTCCGCCTCGCCTTCGAGTAGTCGAAGCGGTACTCGGGACGAAGATCCTCGGAGACT encodes:
- a CDS encoding DUF4412 domain-containing protein produces the protein MKRQHSLLIPILLLATAGAATADLTILSKMNEETQTIRTTDHKISMTGPQGGMIFRGDKKLMWILEPEKKSYTEMTEADVQRMAERMNAAMQKMEEMKSQLPPGMVEQMKQAMPAGSPPKRTVTPMNASKEINGFPCKGYTVTTDGGETSEVWSADPKSVRLEPSDLSVFQEFADFMKTMVPGMEQMNDWAKDFENPKEDQVPGIPILSIVKDQAGKEIFRTELVKVEHGTVEASAFEPPAGYVKTKMPAMND